The Musa acuminata AAA Group cultivar baxijiao chromosome BXJ2-5, Cavendish_Baxijiao_AAA, whole genome shotgun sequence genomic interval AGATAATAGTGACAAGTACAAGGGACTTTTttaagaattattgtaggtttcaTGGTATCAAGCTTAAGAAAATAGTTCGTAAaacccctcaacaaaatggtgtggtagAAATAATGAATAAAACTATTAAAGAAAGAATtacgtgtatgctttcccatgctaaattacctaagtcattttaAGGGAAGGCTACGAGAACTACAATtaacttgataaatctttttccatcagttcctctgaaaggttatGTTCCACAAAaaatatgaaaaggaaaagatatatcttataattactTGAGAGTCTTTAAGTGTAAAGTATTTATTTATATTCCCAAATATGAGAGGCCaactttgataataaggcaaaattatatattttcttaGGGTATGattatgaagagtttgggtacagattatgggatccaatgaataagaagattattagaagcaaagatgttaTATTTCTTaaagaccaattatttgatgatggtgataatattgagaaaccaaacatctttgtttatatttcatggaGTTTGGGTCTAGTTCCTCCACCTAtaattcatgatgatcatgggagagGTGAACAAAAATATTATGATGAGAATATTAGTGATGATGCTCCTACAATTGATAATGTTGAACTAACTGAACAATTTGAATAAGCACCTCCACcatcagttgagattccattgagaatatCCACAAGAGAGCGACAATAATTTATAAGACATCTTTGACATGAGTATATTATGGTTACTAATAGGGGAAagtcagaaacttaccaagaactacatgagcataagaataagTGGGTTAAAGTAATGCAAGAAAAataagatccttgcttgagaaccacacatatgacttggtaaagttgcctaaagagaagaaagctctcaagaataagtgagtttataaattgaagactgaaaataatagctcacaacaaagatacaaggcatgactatttgtgaaaggattcagtcagaagaaggatattgactttaaagaaatattttcaaagtatcacctgtagttcatgatgatcatgagagagatgaacaagaagattatggtgggaatgtaagtgatgatactcctacaattgatgatgctgaattaactgaacaagcacctccaccaccagttgagactccattgagaagatccactagaaggcgacaaccatctaccagatatccactacatgagtatgttatgcttactggtaGGGGAGAGCTAgagacttaccaagaagctattctacatgagcataagaatgagtgggttaaatctATGCAAGAAGAAATGAGATCCTTTTTTGAAAACCACACATATAActtagtaaagttgcctaaagaaaagaaagctctaaagaataagtgggttttcaAATTGAATACTGAAAATAATAACTCAcaataaagatacaaggcacgactagttgtgaaaggattcaatcgGAAGAAGGGTATTgattttaaagaaatattttctcttgtggtgaaaatgtcctctatccgagttattCTTCGTTTGgctacccgcttgaatttagaagttgagcaacttgatgtgaaaacaataatttttcatggtgacttagaataaAAAATTTGCATTGAGCAataagaaggtttcaaagtcaagggaaaagaatatctagtgtgtaagcttaggaaaagcttatatggactaaaACAGGCacgtagacagtggtacaagaagtttgattcgtttatgatgagccaagcgtATGATAGaatcacatctgatcattgtgtgtttatgaagaaattttcagatgatgatttcattattcttctGCTACATGTTGATGATATACTGATTGTTAGCTATGATGCTAATAAAATTGAGaaacttaaaagagagctaaataagtcttttgccatgaaagacttaggatcaacAAAACAAATACTTAGTatgaagattcttcatgataggaagaatgataagatttggctatctcaagacacttatattgaaaaggttcttgaaagattcaacatgagtaatgcTAAAGTAATTTGTTATctacttgcatgtcatttcaagcttaattcgaaacaatatcctaccagtgagaaagaaaaagaagaaatgtccaaagtgtcTTACTCATCTACGATagatagtttgatgtatgctatgattTGTACTATGCTAGATATATCTTATGCAATTAGAGTTATTAGTTGAATTTaggttgtgtttatattttgGAAGCGGTGAACATGTGTTAAAGGGGTACACAAATGAAGACatgacaggtgatactgattctaagAAGTCCACTTCAGGGTTCTTGATGACGTTTGTACAGAgagcaatctcttggcagtctaagttacagaattgtgttgctctatcaaccatagaagcataATACATAACAATTACTAAAGCCTACAAGGAAACTTtatagatgaaaaagtttctataggaattgagcttgaaacaagaaggatatactatttattgtgacagtcagagtgtcgttcacctctctaagaattcaacataccgttctagatccaaacatattaatataagatattattggattcATGATGtgtttgagatgaaagaattacacttAGAAAATGTGTATACCAATGAAAATGgatcagacatgttgacaaagtctgCCTAAAGATAAGCTTGAAGCATATAGGTGAAGGGAGGGCTTAGTACAAcctaccatatgagttggaggggaaGAATTATTGGGTTCAATCGATAGGTGGGCTTGGACAGATTAATTTGGGCATTAAGCCCAAATCTGATgtattaaaaaaaaggaaaagaaagaaataggGAAGTGGAGACATGCATGGGTGAAAGAAGCATACGCAGaaaaagaacagagggagaagagggGAGAGAAAGTGAAGGTTTTAAGGATTTTGCTAGATGATCAATTGACTAAACTTCGTCAATTTTGACTCAAATTTTATATAAAGAAGCAACAAGCTCTACAATCTTAACGATACTAATATGTAGTTTATCCTCTCTAAAATGCTTTTTTTGCTATAACTACTTGATGAGacctaaaatttttctttcatgaaatTCATTTACggtgatgatgatatattattgttgAGCTAAGATTTATattcttgatattattgtgatcctctagttcttcgggagaagacttattataaacctgttatcattattaatgATAGTAcaagtttgaagtggactacggtcCTGTGGTTTTTCCCGCATTAGGTTTTTTACGTAAAAAATTTGTATCTCACTTTGTGATTAATTCATTGTTGTACTTTTTATGCTGCTTTGGTTAATATTTGCTTTTGgtaacaagttggtattttgatgaggaatccattttgatacataaagagggaaaagaattatttcactataatagtttttcccaacagatacaaacatgatattcaaatttaattttatatcccTTATCACAAAGTTGACTATTACTTATTAAGTTATGTTTCAAACCAAAAGGTTTGATTTATCCTTCATCTCGactagtgattttttttttaagttcgtAGGATATTCAATTATATACCTTGAGTATCTTTTGCTTCTAGCTTTAGTTTAAAaacataccttattgtcaaaagtCATTAAGGTATAATTTGTTATTTCTTCTTCGTTTATTTATTCTTCCACTTCCTAATCACTTGTTTCATCTTATGTTTTTTTTAAATACTTTCTTTTAATTCTTTTGGGATGATAACTTATTCTTAACAGTGAGCATTCTTTTTTTTGAAGTATCATCACTTTTTATATTCATAGTATATGGCTGCATctttaattaatttacttttGATCTTTGCTTCTCTCTTGTTAGATTTATCTTATTTttcattataaattttttgaatctttTCATAAGGAGTGTCATGTTTTTCATCATAAACACTTAGTCTTCGCTCGAACAATCTTCTTTAAATTTGAgaggaaatatattttttgaaagatttttcttttcttcGTTATTAGATTTGCAAGCATGATTCCTCCTTGCTCACAAGCTAAGAATCAATGAGAAAGGGCGTTTAGATTTCTATAGCCATTTCTCATAATCGATTCTTTAAGAAGTTTGAAGTGTACGTAAATCAGGATCTTGTGAGTGCAAACAGGAGATCAAATGTAGAAAACCAAAGGTTTTTAAGCGACACTTTGCTGCATTCTCTTCTCGAGACCAATTAAGAACTATCACTTGAAGAGCTGCTCAACTCAGTTGCCTTGTAGTCTTTCATTATAAGAAATAGAATAAATTTTCATGTTATGCCACATCAATTCTTGAGCTTTGATCGCTATCTACCCTTTACGGAGGTTTATATTTTGGGTTTGGTTATGTCAGATCAATATGTGTTTGCGTCAATTGGATTTATTGATATActgtaattttattttattctgaAAGCAATAAAGAAAATTGGCAAGAAAATTTTTGTGTTATTATTCTTTTGTCTTCGTGAagctaaaatataattaattaaaaaaaaaaatttgtttcttAATTCAAAATTTTGTGCCTCACTTTATCCGATGTCTCTCGCATACGTTTATGACAGTCCATAATATGGACTATAGTTTTGGATattatagtagtagtagtagtaccaAAGAGAAGGTAGGAGGAAGATAAACTAGCGATTCACGTCTGGGTTCAAATAGTCGGTTCCCAAACATAAACTTACTTCGTCCCAAAGCATATGAATCACAACATTAGCATGTGAAAGGAAGCCGATTTGATTTCGAGATGACGTGGTAACAGAGTAGTAGAATCCACAAGTGCATCACTCCCATCTCATCGACACGTGACCAGTTAATGGATGGATGGAGCCATTCATTAATCCGATGATCCCTTTTTAACTTTTCATTAAATTTGAGACTTAAGGTTGAAATAAAATATCCACAAACAAAAAAGAATTGGCCAATTGAATGACCCACGAAGTGTACGCCCTCAGCAAAAATCCATGTAACTCTTTGGTTCATCCATCCCATCAACTTTCGTATTGGAAAgaattatcatatcatatcataatgaAAAGtatatctatcttttaatgttctatatttaaaaaatcttcCCTAATAGCTGCTGCATCCTTAGGTCTTGGCACTGCTGACTACTATTGTCTGGTTAACAACTATCATCAATAATTTCACTGTTTTTGATCAATTAATCATGAAAACTAACTATCAAATTACATAAAGCCTTACAAAGTTTTTTGCAAATTCTAAAAAAACAAATTGAGAAAAGCAAGCAATAGTATAACCAATAGCAATTGAAGAGGCAGAAATATGATACATTTTAATTATCTTTAAATTAttacaaaataaaagcaaacttcAATCCACTTTTAGTACGATATGATTCAACCCAACATCATGATAAATGAACCAAATTGATCGAGGACCAATATTTGACCATCTAGTCTCGATTTTTATAACTATAGTCAAAGTAAAACAATAATGGCTTTGCTAGAAAGATGGATATAAAGAGAACAACACAGCATAAAGAGATTGAACTGATGATATCAACTAAAAACACATTATTACCATGTCTTGTTTTCAATGTTACCAAGTATATATACAATTCAATTCCATATGACAAATGTACCTGGTTCCATGAATTGCGCCACACACCTGTCAGAAATGTGATATCAATAAAATAGGATAGTAGAAGGCTGCAAATCTCAACCAACGGAAGCACAACATCTTGTTATTGAGCTCTAATCCTTCAGCTTGGTATTAGAAAGCCTTCCGATGAGACAAAAACCTAATCAAATCAACACTTCAGCACCTCAGGAACAACAAAAACCGATTTAGTGTGTAAAAGCTGTGACCATGTTAGCAGTAATCCAGCTTCATTGTTTGAACCAGAAAAGGCTAGAGGCGATTGTGATGACTGAATAATATTTGACACGAATTTTCAATAAAGTCGCATAGAATCTTGATTCTAGAATGGTGCAATACGATAATCTGGCGGAGGATCCATGATTGGAGTTGTGCTGACATTAGATCGACCAAAATACAATAAGAAACCAAATGTATCCAAGGATACAAAGAATACCATGATGATCAGTGTATGTAGTCAATCATTATATCCATGCAACAAATTTGTCTCTACACCAATTATATCCAAGACCATCTATCTTCATATCCTGCTCCCATAACAAGCCTGCAGTGTGTGTGAAACAAAACAAGTTAAGGTGGAAGACATGAAGCAACCGATTATTATATATTAGATCTATGACCATCTACCTAAAACAAAACAGGGTGGTAAAGACCAAGACATTGGCTATAAAGGAGAACAAACTTCATAAAACACTAAATAAATTATTCCTATAAATAATTCACACAAGGAACAGCGAAGGTATACAAGTTCTGCAGACAAAGACAAGTATGGGCACACCTTCAGTCATACTCGAAATACATATCCATGAACAGAActgcattttccatcaagatgaTGACCAGATCAGGTCAATGAGGTTCGCTGCCACCACCAGAGGCTCAAGGCAATTATGAACCATATCATGCATCAACAAACTTCCTCATCAATATAATCAACATCATTCACAGCCGCATCCAACTCTTTTCTTCTGGCTTGAATCTGATTAACACATTCAGCAAGTAAAACACTAAATTTAGGGGCAGGCCTGCTGGAAGAGGCTAAATTCAGTCCAGCTCTTTTCAAGGCTTGCAAAATGCTTCTTTGCGCCTTCTGAGAGTGGACATGGCAGAGAGAAGGTACAGTTGCTCTCAAAACTGGCTTCCCACATGTAACTGGACCACTTTGCCCACAGCTGTAATTTAAGGGGTAACCAAAACATGAGAAACCATCAAGTGGTCGTCCATTCAATCAACAGCCTTGCATTTAAATGTGCAATTAAAAGGAGCAATTGCTCGATGCAACTATAAATTAAGCATATTTTAAGGCATATTTCTGTCAAATTATTATGCAGTAGAAATGACAAATTCTACTAGCCAGAATGCTACTTTGTTGTACAAAAAATAGATCAAACAGTTGATTGATTCTTCTAAAAGCatgcagaagaaagaaaaagtagcCACATTGGTGGATGTGTCTCCACATGTTTCTGTGAGCAGCAAAAACAGTGGACTTTAAATACAAGATGAAATGATTAATGCTAGAAATAGACCGTCCAATCTGctctaaatatatatattcatagtaACATAAACTGATCAAGGGCATTTAGCAACTGCAGGTCTGTGACCAGCCAACCATTTCAGCAGCAATAGCTACAAAGAATGCTAACATAAGCTAAGTGTATATGTTTTTGCAACTATCACATACGTTGGTGAAAGAGAACCATACCGACACTTGTACTATCTGGAATCTTGGGTGGAGACAGCTACAGCAAAGATTTAAAAAGCAAAGGTCTGAGAAACAGGACTTGAGAAATTCAGGAAAAGAGCTTTTAGACCACTGATGAATGAGAATGCTAATGATGATTGAATGGATCATGTTTGGGTAACCTAGCTAGCCTGCGTGAACATCTTAGTCTGTGCAAGCACGCAGGTCAATGCTTAAACCATTTTAACGATGGGTAAAATGCATAGACTTTCATGCACAAGGATCTGGAGAAGCTTGAATTATTACCAAAGATAGCTTTAGTATTAGTTAGCTAGCGTTGGTTCATAGAACTGTCTCTAAATAGCACAAGCGATGCTTGATTAGTGGCAATTTTTGAACAACATTTTAGGTGAAGGCTGACGGTTAAGCTAAACAAGTGCTAAAGAGCTCCAGATCACATCttatatgagatccaataaaacaaGAACATGATAATACACTACAAGAGTATGTACTTATCACCTAACCATGCTACCAAGTACTGCCACAAACCATATAAAATGGCACATACAAACACATCATTTTACTCACGAATCATGTGCTCTACGCTAAAAGAACAATCAATCTCGTTCGTGTGAGCTATATCCCCACTACACTTGAGAAACATATATAAAGATCATTCTCAAATATGTGAAGATATCAATTTCAAAGGTTAACAATCAAATGTTATCAAAGACAAGCATCAGTGTTCACCACAATTAAAAAAGCCAACATTCAAGTTAACCACATAAATTGTCCTCATCATACTAACTCTAGGAGACCGTGATGTGTTACTAGTTTGTTAATTTTAAATGTTCAATATATGTTTTCTTTTATAGCATAGGAATTCCTTCCATTATTCATATGAATGCAACTTACAAGTTCCTTTTTTGAAATGAACTCATTGTGCATTAAATTAAGTTCCCTAAAACCCGCATATGATACTCGCTAGAGacgatcaaaaacaaaaaaggaaaaccCAGCCATTATATATGTGTTTTCTATCAATTCAATTTTTTGGTGTTTCTAATGGACTACATCCACCACAAGAACTAATACACCCTCCACAGAGatccacatatgtatatatatatatatatatttgtatatatatatatatgtgtgtatatatatatatatgtgtgtatatatatatatatgtgtgtatatatatatatatatatatatatatatatatatatatatatatatatatatatatataacaatctcACATTCAATTCAAACAAAAAGGAGAGCACATAATTAAATCTAACAGATTTCCTAGCCCATACCCATACCTCTTTGTCACATAACTGCACGCCTTGTAAAGCGTCTGCTCCCTGTCCGCCAATATGTGTGGATGGCAAAACCTCGTCATGGGCATCGCCTTAGACTTACACCCTGCAAACGCGCACCGCTTCCTCTCCCCCGCCTTCCCTCCACCACCCTCCCCATCCCGGGCCCCCGCCCTCCCGTTCCCCTTCTTCCCGTCCGCCCCCCGGCCCCTCCCATCAGCACCACCGCCATCGTCCACCTCGAAGGGGCAGGCCCCGTACTCCCAGTAGTAGTTTCGATGCTTCACCCGGACCTCCTCCATCAGGGCCCAGTACTGTCGACGGTAGCACCGAGCGAGCTGCCTCACCCGGCGGGAGCGGCGGCGGAGGACTTCCTCCCGGGAGAGCGCGTCCGATCGGCGGAGGCACTGGTCCTCGCCGGCGCCGTCGACGGTGACGGCGGAGGGGCCAGCTTCCGGCGCCTCCACCGTGCCGACGGCCGGCCAACGGGTCGGGCAAGGGTTAGGCTTTGACTCCTCCCTCCTCTGCACTTTGGCCTCTCTCGCGGAGCCCATCGCTcctcttccctcttcttccttcaccTGCTTGAGACTGTGTGAGAGAGTGTGGGAGACACAGAACGAGAGAGACGGGTGTCGGATTTATACAGCGCGTGATGGAGATCGGACGGTCCAAATGTTAGGTTTGGCTggggatttttctttttttaatatttattttgtctcttcacttttttttcatttttaatgcTTAGAAAAATCTTTTCAAGGGTCCCACTTTTGTCTTCGACTACGTCATCAAGACCCTATTGCGAGTTCGGATACGCGTCTCATGCCTCCACCGACACCACACCCTCCTTCACTGCTCCTTCCCCTGCCTGCCGTGTCGGGGCCCGCAGGAGAGTCCGATTATTGGTACACCGAAAACCGTATTTATGTAGCcattggaaaaaaagaaaaacctgTGGAATAATTCATCATgtaccaaatatatatatatatatatatatatattaaggtgGGGACGAATTCCCTTATAAAGTCTCCGACTTTTTAGAATTTCTCACAACACgttttaattttgaaatttttttataaaacattaATACATGAAAAAATTATTCTATCCCTATTTTTATCGGTTGTTGCCTTTTGTTTTTATTACTCCACCCGTCTCAACCCTGCACATCTCACTCGTAACCCTTACATGAAAAAAATAGAATTATCGTTATCCCTCATAGTCTTGCATATTTTGTTTATTGTCATTACTCATAATCTTAAATCGAAATATAATCGTATCTTTCTGTTTTACACGAGATAGCATCCTCTTCTTTTTCACATGAAAACTGTGGACGAGCTCAACAAGGATAGTGACCGACAATTGGTTCGATAGATAAAATgatcatttatgaaaaaaaaataatattctacaaGTAATTTTAAAAGTTATGTTAGAAATtcagaaatattttaaaaaattcatccaAAAACAATTCAGAAATAGCATCTTAAAACCATCTCATCTCATGTTAAAATCAATTGAGTTAATtgtatggaaagaaatgtcacattAAAATAACCTCAAAGGATATGTTAATCAAAATCATATTTCACTTCAATATGTAAGGTGGGTAATGCAAGTGGCCTCTCAATGTCATGGAAACACCGAGAGAGACCCCTCGGTGACAAAAAGAGTTACTGGGCATATGGTCTCAAAGTTTTCTGT includes:
- the LOC135612605 gene encoding uncharacterized protein LOC135612605 isoform X2, yielding MGSAREAKVQRREESKPNPCPTRWPAVGTVEAPEAGPSAVTVDGAGEDQCLRRSDALSREEVLRRRSRRVRQLARCYRRQYWALMEEVRVKHRNYYWEYGACPFEVDDGGGADGRGRGADGKKGNGRAGARDGEGGGGKAGERKRCAFAGCKSKAMPMTRFCHPHILADREQTLYKACSYVTKRLVMGAGYEDRWSWI
- the LOC135612605 gene encoding uncharacterized protein LOC135612605 isoform X1 — its product is MGSAREAKVQRREESKPNPCPTRWPAVGTVEAPEAGPSAVTVDGAGEDQCLRRSDALSREEVLRRRSRRVRQLARCYRRQYWALMEEVRVKHRNYYWEYGACPFEVDDGGGADGRGRGADGKKGNGRAGARDGEGGGGKAGERKRCAFAGCKSKAMPMTRFCHPHILADREQTLYKACSYVTKSCGQSGPVTCGKPVLRATVPSLCHVHSQKAQRSILQALKRAGLNLASSSRPAPKFSVLLAECVNQIQARRKELDAAVNDVDYIDEEVC